In Vibrio neptunius, the following are encoded in one genomic region:
- a CDS encoding phage baseplate assembly protein, with protein MSSAQRQQQQRLMARIKNVIGTGTVTGATTGMLQIRTATGRTNDRIKRVHNYGFMSRPLPEAKAYNLFIGGVMARGVTVNVEDERHQIDLKPGEVAMLDDKGNLIHQTEEGIKVYATQGKVDVVAANEVSIKAPQVNVIAEKTTFSKDVEIGGNLSVAKNTEVKGSVIGQSGTFGGVNVETHDHDYEDNSAIKTTREPNKA; from the coding sequence GTGTCTAGTGCTCAGCGTCAGCAACAACAGCGCTTAATGGCCCGCATCAAGAACGTGATCGGAACCGGCACGGTCACAGGGGCAACCACGGGCATGCTGCAAATCAGAACCGCAACAGGCCGCACCAATGACCGCATTAAACGCGTCCACAACTACGGCTTTATGAGCCGACCATTGCCCGAAGCCAAAGCATACAACCTGTTTATCGGCGGAGTGATGGCCCGTGGGGTTACCGTCAATGTAGAAGATGAACGCCATCAAATCGACTTAAAGCCCGGTGAAGTCGCCATGCTCGATGACAAAGGAAACCTCATCCATCAAACCGAAGAAGGAATCAAGGTCTACGCCACCCAAGGCAAGGTCGATGTGGTCGCCGCGAATGAAGTCTCTATCAAAGCGCCACAGGTGAACGTTATCGCTGAAAAAACCACGTTTTCCAAAGATGTAGAAATCGGCGGCAACCTGAGTGTGGCGAAGAATACCGAAGTGAAGGGTTCCGTTATCGGGCAGTCTGGTACCTTCGGCGGCGTGAACGTCGAGACCCACGACCACGATTATGAAGACAACAGCGCCATCAAAACGACAAGGGAGCCTAACAAAGCATGA
- a CDS encoding phage GP46 family protein gives MSHFKLNAVTESVDSKQGLTHAVLQSVYNDAESTQNDRARMGSNERGGTWSHEMIEVVGSRDWTLKRAKLTDETLRLAKRFYEDALDWLIQQGHAKAIEVTVWREPPNRIGRHVMITLTDGSTFDVPLSQVSQ, from the coding sequence ATGAGCCATTTTAAATTGAATGCGGTGACCGAGTCCGTAGATTCCAAACAAGGCCTAACTCACGCCGTACTGCAAAGCGTCTACAACGACGCTGAGTCAACCCAAAATGACCGCGCCCGAATGGGCAGCAATGAGCGCGGCGGCACTTGGAGTCATGAAATGATTGAGGTGGTCGGCTCTCGAGACTGGACACTCAAACGCGCCAAATTGACCGATGAAACCTTACGGCTTGCCAAACGCTTTTATGAAGATGCGCTCGATTGGTTAATTCAACAAGGCCACGCCAAAGCCATTGAAGTCACGGTCTGGAGAGAGCCACCGAACCGAATCGGCCGCCACGTCATGATAACCCTGACAGACGGCTCAACATTTGATGTACCCCTATCGCAGGTCAGCCAATGA
- a CDS encoding baseplate J/gp47 family protein — protein sequence MSTQISLESLIARAEANLVKATGQNNPAIKAIASAIAGVSYGQYGYQDLLFRQLHPETCSEAWLYLHANRHNTPRLLPTFATGRVSFTELGGTVVIKKGTRLTHGDNEYETIKEQYSNVPIEVIALESGTANNLPNGANLTLTEGVSGIDPNNILSLGIEGGADIEELEHWRARVIVAFERNELIGKAEDYQIWAISAHADVDFAWALDNTPERGMVEVYVGARENDPSLSGEVVKLVQETFEANRLAGCHPFAYVPEQAPLDIEIQGIEAPAIREAVVTALENFVKGKMGKINPETKRPESITNTEIVLVISTVTNNFIVRSPVGEVAIANNQIHVLGNVKWTLPT from the coding sequence ATGAGTACCCAAATCAGCCTGGAAAGCTTAATCGCTCGGGCAGAAGCCAACCTAGTCAAAGCAACAGGCCAGAACAACCCGGCCATCAAAGCGATAGCCTCGGCCATTGCGGGTGTCAGCTATGGGCAATACGGCTATCAAGATTTGCTTTTCAGGCAGCTACACCCTGAGACCTGTTCTGAAGCATGGTTATATCTACACGCTAACCGCCATAACACGCCGCGCCTGCTACCCACATTCGCAACAGGCCGAGTGTCATTCACTGAGCTTGGCGGAACCGTCGTTATTAAGAAAGGCACACGTTTAACGCACGGCGATAACGAATACGAAACCATCAAAGAGCAATACAGCAACGTGCCCATAGAAGTGATCGCCCTTGAATCTGGGACAGCAAACAATTTACCAAACGGCGCCAACCTCACCCTAACCGAAGGGGTGAGCGGTATCGACCCTAATAATATCTTATCGCTTGGTATTGAAGGTGGTGCTGATATCGAAGAGCTAGAGCACTGGCGAGCGCGAGTGATTGTGGCATTCGAGAGAAACGAGCTGATCGGCAAAGCGGAAGATTACCAAATCTGGGCAATCTCGGCACACGCCGATGTCGATTTTGCCTGGGCACTCGATAACACCCCCGAACGCGGTATGGTTGAGGTCTATGTCGGCGCGAGGGAGAACGACCCAAGCCTAAGCGGTGAAGTGGTCAAACTGGTTCAAGAGACCTTCGAAGCAAACCGACTCGCGGGTTGTCATCCGTTTGCTTATGTCCCAGAACAAGCGCCACTCGATATAGAGATTCAAGGCATTGAAGCCCCCGCAATCCGTGAAGCTGTGGTCACCGCCCTAGAGAACTTTGTCAAAGGCAAAATGGGCAAGATAAACCCGGAGACCAAAAGGCCTGAATCCATCACCAATACCGAAATCGTGCTAGTGATATCAACCGTGACCAACAACTTCATCGTCAGATCGCCCGTGGGGGAAGTGGCGATTGCCAACAACCAAATTCATGTACTGGGAAATGTTAAATGGACACTTCCGACCTAA
- a CDS encoding lysozyme, producing MSLKTKAIQAVVCSVAAVLAIVFTLDAELTTSENGLRHIANQEGCRLTPYQCSADVWTAGLGHTQGVTQDTLLTEPQAAEYFVKDIAAAEQVVNTHLIQTPSQGEYDMMVSFVFNLGAGNFTRSTLLKKFNLGDRTGACNEYTRWVFVNGKDCRLKKSNCAGIAKRRSIERDVCLNGW from the coding sequence ATGAGCCTAAAAACCAAAGCCATCCAGGCCGTCGTCTGCTCGGTGGCCGCCGTTCTTGCCATTGTCTTTACCCTCGACGCAGAGCTCACAACCAGTGAAAACGGCCTGCGCCATATCGCCAACCAAGAAGGATGCAGACTAACGCCTTACCAATGCAGCGCCGATGTGTGGACTGCTGGGCTCGGCCATACCCAAGGCGTTACGCAAGACACGCTACTCACTGAGCCGCAAGCCGCCGAGTACTTCGTCAAAGACATCGCCGCGGCAGAGCAAGTGGTCAACACCCACCTCATCCAAACACCAAGCCAAGGCGAATACGACATGATGGTCAGTTTTGTGTTTAACCTTGGCGCAGGCAATTTCACTCGCTCAACCCTACTGAAAAAATTCAACCTGGGCGATCGCACTGGTGCTTGCAATGAGTACACGCGATGGGTGTTTGTGAATGGTAAAGATTGCCGACTCAAGAAAAGCAATTGTGCCGGTATTGCTAAACGCCGAAGCATCGAGCGAGACGTCTGCCTTAACGGCTGGTAG
- a CDS encoding phage portal protein, which translates to MIEIEFSKPVSVMNSDILSYLEVALIDGIYEPPIPLDTLAKALRVNPMHASAIEFKRNTLVLAISLSELLPRQDAKRFIQDYLTFGNGYLQVVRNFRGLGEPVKLKHLPALYMRRREDLGWTYKPRAYDDEGRIDYKQGQVFHLGDYDIAQELYGLPSHVSGLTSIWLNEDATLFRRQYFRNGNHAGYLLYMNEPTMTTKQEEEIKKQLQAQEGMAFKNLFVNAKGKDTKAPELKAIGQVEAKDAFKDVKNQTMTDVLALHRVPIELMSIRRESITSLDLSKVDWLFHKNELLPLIDMMQELNDVVGQEVILPREYKSLEYAKIESDHE; encoded by the coding sequence GTGATTGAGATTGAATTTTCTAAACCTGTCAGTGTGATGAATAGCGATATTCTGAGCTATTTGGAAGTGGCGTTGATTGATGGCATCTATGAGCCGCCCATACCGCTTGATACCTTGGCTAAGGCGCTGCGGGTTAATCCGATGCATGCCAGTGCGATTGAGTTTAAGCGTAATACGTTGGTGTTGGCGATTTCGTTAAGCGAGCTTTTACCGCGCCAGGACGCCAAGCGTTTTATCCAGGACTATTTAACGTTTGGCAATGGCTACCTGCAGGTGGTGCGTAACTTCCGCGGGCTAGGTGAGCCTGTTAAGTTGAAGCACTTGCCCGCGCTTTATATGCGTCGACGGGAAGACCTAGGCTGGACCTACAAACCACGCGCTTATGATGACGAAGGGCGCATTGATTATAAACAGGGGCAGGTATTTCACTTGGGTGATTATGATATTGCTCAAGAGCTGTATGGCTTGCCAAGTCATGTGAGCGGCCTGACGTCTATTTGGCTCAATGAGGATGCGACTCTGTTCCGCCGTCAGTATTTTCGCAATGGGAATCATGCGGGCTATTTGCTGTATATGAATGAGCCGACCATGACCACCAAGCAGGAAGAGGAGATCAAGAAGCAGCTTCAGGCGCAAGAGGGCATGGCGTTTAAGAACCTGTTTGTGAATGCGAAAGGTAAAGATACCAAAGCGCCTGAATTAAAAGCGATAGGGCAGGTGGAGGCGAAAGATGCATTTAAAGATGTGAAGAATCAGACCATGACGGATGTGTTGGCCCTGCATCGAGTACCCATCGAGCTAATGAGCATCCGCCGAGAGAGCATTACGTCACTCGATTTGAGTAAGGTTGATTGGCTGTTTCACAAGAACGAGCTTTTACCGCTGATTGATATGATGCAGGAGCTGAATGATGTTGTGGGGCAGGAGGTTATTTTGCCTAGGGAATATAAGAGCCTAGAGTATGCAAAAATAGAGTCAGATCACGAATGA
- a CDS encoding terminase family protein, which yields METNAMSDVLYTAEQTKALGLFLRQRKPPDIAEQVGVATRTIQKWITQFDWKKLRDDAPVELMLRQRIAYLMWVDHKLECQERELAMLLEQHYKHHRPARGGGGDSRRGRKPNKVKNDIASITKERLDEYREQTLFQYQQEIHAHKLDEEINETRFYLKSRQIGLTFYFAFEAFEDAVLSGDNQVFISASKKQAYIFKNYIRQFALELAGVDLKGKDDIELSNGANLVFASTNVATSQGFNGHMYWDEVFWIPRFGELDDYAGGMSIQAKYRTTYISTPSTMAHEAYPKWSGKKEQNIDISHKALKEGALGPDSIFRQMITVDDAIAKGGDKLFNMAKLKRKYPIKEVFDNLLRCKFLDDSASFFSLKALLACKTDTEHWRDVDHSKAKPVGHAEVLVGYDPRGGGTGEGSDDAGLVVALKPKTKGGVFRAIEKRRLKGSSYEQQAETIRSITEKYNVVHLAIDTSGVGSAVAELVRKFYPSLLELNYSPEVKRMMAYKAREIINNGRFLFDDDWDDLVHSFLMIRQQTTDKSGQVTFVSNRSKIGSHADLAWASMHVLAWEPIDVNADSDTSVAFF from the coding sequence ATGGAGACGAATGCAATGAGCGACGTATTATACACCGCCGAGCAGACGAAAGCGTTGGGATTATTCCTGCGTCAACGAAAGCCGCCGGACATTGCCGAGCAAGTCGGTGTGGCGACGCGCACCATTCAGAAGTGGATCACTCAGTTTGATTGGAAAAAGCTTAGGGATGATGCACCGGTTGAACTGATGCTCAGACAGCGTATTGCCTACTTGATGTGGGTTGACCACAAGCTGGAGTGTCAGGAACGTGAGCTGGCGATGCTGCTTGAACAGCACTACAAACATCACCGACCAGCCCGCGGCGGTGGCGGAGATAGTCGTCGGGGTCGTAAGCCGAACAAGGTTAAGAATGATATTGCCAGCATCACGAAAGAGCGGCTGGATGAATACCGAGAACAGACCTTGTTCCAATATCAGCAAGAGATACATGCTCATAAGCTTGACGAGGAGATCAACGAAACCCGTTTCTATCTTAAGTCACGCCAGATTGGTCTGACTTTCTACTTTGCTTTTGAGGCGTTTGAAGATGCGGTGCTGAGTGGCGATAACCAGGTGTTTATTTCGGCGTCGAAGAAGCAGGCCTATATCTTCAAGAACTATATTCGTCAGTTTGCTCTCGAGCTGGCTGGGGTCGACTTGAAGGGCAAGGATGATATCGAGCTGAGCAATGGCGCCAATCTGGTGTTTGCTTCCACCAATGTCGCGACTTCGCAGGGGTTTAACGGCCATATGTATTGGGATGAGGTGTTCTGGATCCCGCGTTTTGGCGAGCTGGATGATTACGCAGGCGGCATGTCGATTCAGGCCAAGTATCGCACCACCTACATTTCGACCCCTTCGACCATGGCCCATGAAGCGTATCCGAAGTGGTCTGGCAAAAAAGAGCAGAACATTGATATTAGCCATAAGGCGCTCAAAGAGGGCGCGCTTGGGCCTGACTCTATCTTCCGTCAGATGATCACGGTGGATGATGCCATCGCCAAAGGTGGCGACAAGCTGTTTAACATGGCCAAGCTGAAGCGTAAGTACCCGATCAAAGAGGTGTTCGACAACCTGCTGCGCTGCAAATTCTTGGACGATAGCGCCTCGTTCTTTTCACTTAAGGCGTTGTTGGCGTGTAAGACCGATACCGAGCACTGGCGTGATGTCGACCACAGCAAAGCGAAGCCGGTTGGCCATGCGGAGGTGTTGGTTGGTTATGACCCACGAGGTGGCGGCACGGGTGAAGGCTCGGACGATGCAGGTTTAGTGGTGGCCTTGAAACCCAAAACCAAAGGCGGCGTATTTCGGGCGATTGAAAAACGGCGCTTGAAGGGGTCGAGTTATGAGCAGCAAGCGGAAACCATTCGCAGCATTACCGAAAAGTACAATGTGGTTCATCTTGCCATTGATACCAGTGGCGTTGGCTCTGCGGTGGCGGAGCTGGTGCGTAAGTTTTATCCATCGCTGCTTGAGCTGAACTACTCGCCGGAGGTGAAGCGGATGATGGCGTATAAGGCGCGCGAGATTATCAACAATGGGCGCTTTTTGTTTGATGACGATTGGGATGATCTGGTGCATTCGTTTTTGATGATTCGCCAGCAAACGACCGATAAAAGCGGACAAGTTACCTTTGTTTCCAATCGGAGCAAGATAGGGTCGCACGCTGATTTAGCATGGGCCTCAATGCACGTTTTGGCATGGGAACCCATAGATGTGAATGCCGACAGCGATACCAGCGTCGCCTTCTTTTAA